From the Manis javanica isolate MJ-LG chromosome 13, MJ_LKY, whole genome shotgun sequence genome, one window contains:
- the LOC140845802 gene encoding ral-GDS-related protein-like has protein sequence MHLAPETRGGPTSWLEPVQELPETPVLERRPLSPTSAPAELEDVPAEASAQGPGPEREPHEPSGLGPRALARMAPGVAEPGPDPEPTSPSAASPWDITGVVSDPELEPHESLGTGPMAPAGMAQGRAEPQVVLEPTSPCTMSTRDLPREGELTILAFAPRLVAEQLTLMCAELYSRVEYEECKVYVERQPRREAIVLLAPNIVNVLKHFGTTFHLVISSCLGGPSTRAQDRARVVEFWIQVAKKCLALRNFESFRAINFALQHPPVRRLESTWGHVSWKSSWIYKKLRKRNNRLKRKQLIKEARAMVRKWQQSPRALQHMNKQGMVPPLALILYDALQKQQEHHVDATDFIVELLTYKFLARQYDLEPKEHFLSFFRRVKILREDQCYGLSYHLEPQGQRAGRKGLLKFFRSRKI, from the exons ATGcacctggctccagagacacgGGGAGGGCCGACTTCATGGCTAGAgcccgtccaggagctccctgagacccctgtgctggagcgacgGCCACTGTCACCTActtcagcccctgcagagcttgaggatgtcccagcagaggcctcagcccaggggccaggccctgaacgggagccccatgagccttcgggcctggggcccagggcactcGCTAGAATGGCACCAGGCGTGGCAGAGCCAGGTCCAGAtccagagcccaccagccccagTGCTGCGAGCCCCTGGGACATTACAGGAGTGGTCTCAGACCCCGAACTGGAGCCCCATGAGTCCTTGGGCACGGGGCCCAtggcacctgcaggaatggcacagGGCCGGGCAGAGCCACAGGTGGTCctggagcccaccagcccctgtacCATGAGCACCCGGGATTTGCCGAGGGAGGGGGAGCTGACCATCCTGGCATTTGCCCCacgcctggtggccgagcagctgaccctgatgtgtgcg GAGCTGTACAGTAGGGTTGAATATGAAGAATGCAAGGTCTACGTAGAGAGACAACCACGGAGGGAAGCCATTGTGCTCCTGGCCCCCAACATTGTTAACGTCCTCAAGCACTTTGGTACAACATTTCATttggtcatctcctcctgcctcgggggCCCGAGCACgagggcccaggacagggcccgagtggtggagttctggatacAGGTGGCCAAG aaGTGTCTGGCTCTCAGAAACTTTGAGTCCTTCCGTGCCATCAACTTTGCCCTGCAGCACCCTCCTGTACGTCGCCTGGAGAGCACCTGGGGACATGtgtcctg GAAGAGCTCCTGGATCTACAAAAAACTTAGAAAGAGGAACAACAGGCTTAAAAGGAAACAGCTCATCAAG GAGGCGAGGGCCATGGTGAGGAAATGGCAGCAGTCCCCCAGGGCATTACAGCATATGAACAAGCAG ggcatggtcccgCCGCTCGCACTGATCCTGTACGACGCCTTACAGAAACAACAGGAACATCATGTGGAC gccacTGACTTCATAGTGGAGCTCCTCACATACAAGTTCCTGGCCAGGCAGTATGACCTGGAGCCCAAGGAgcactttttgtcctttttccgGAGAGTGAAGATCCTGCGAGAGGACCAGTG ctacggcCTGTCCTACCATCTGGAGCCCCAAGGTCAGAGGGCAGGCAGAAAAGGACTGTTAAAGTTCTTCAGGTCCCGCAAGATTTAA
- the LOC140845816 gene encoding uncharacterized protein, translating into MRRKGRKLTGRVEPAPNTSRSAPEATLPPEDADKPPTGQRLPWSQPGSITGDTLTASSCNGGHDKGPEEDLRKPYPSCRMGQARRLAWEPERVPSIIDASQLSSTLEGQLLHHLVQEEHLGPTVAELKDPQQMQLAPQTQGGPAWWLEPVQELPETPVLERRMVSPASAPAEPEDVPAVASAPMAGPELEPKEPTAEPSSPRIGWARRLAWEPEHVPCAIDASQLSSTLVGQVLHHLVQEEHVGPMVAELEGEGLQPEDHVGWASRTGVPFKAVWALL; encoded by the exons atgaggaggaaggggagaaagctcACGGGACGAGTGGAACCAGCTCCAAACACCAGCCGGAGCGCTCCTGAGGCCACCCTCCCTCCTGAGGACGCTGACAAGCCACCCACGGGCCAACGGCTCCCGTG gTCACAGCCGGGAAGCATCACGGGCGATACCCTCACCGCCTCCTCATGTAATGGGGGGCATGACAAGGGGCCAGAGGAGGATCTGAGAAA gccttaCCCCAGCTGCAGGATGGGACAGGCTAGGcgccttgcctgggagcccgagcgTGTGCCCAGCATCATAGATGCCAGCCAGCTTTCATCCACCCTGGAGGGCCAactcctccaccacttggtccaggaggaacacctggggcccacggtggcagagctgaaag ACCCACAGCAGATGCAGCTGGCTCCACAGACACAGGGAGGGCCGGCATGGTGGCTAGAgcccgtccaggagctccctgagacccctgtgctggagcgacgGATGGTGTCACCTGCAtcagcccctgcagagccagaggatgtcccagcagtggcctcagcccccATGGCAGGACCTGAGCTGGAGCCCAAGGAGCCCACAGCAGAGCCTAGCAG ccccaggattggATGGGCTAGGcgccttgcctgggagcccgagcatgtGCCCTGCGCCATCGATGCAAGCCAGCTTTCATCCACCCTGGTGGGtcaagtcctccaccacttggtccaggaggagcacgtGGGGCCCATGGTGGCAGAgttggaaggtgaggggctgcagccagaggaccatgtagggtgggcttcccggactggggttcccttcaaggcagtgtgGGCTCTTCTGTGA